In one Methylobacterium sp. SyP6R genomic region, the following are encoded:
- a CDS encoding ABC transporter substrate-binding protein, which produces MPIRHLRRPFRILALAAASLLTLAQAQAASTRVTLGVLNDRAGPYSDLAGEGSVVAAEMAASDFKAQNPDFDIRVLSADHQNKPDVGAGIVRQWIDRDDLDVVLDVPFSSVALAVHQIVREKNRLMINSGAGASEITGALCSPNTIHWTYDTWALANGTGGAMVRSGGDTWFFITADYAFGKALERDVSEVVERNGGKVLGSVRHPVAANDFSSFLIQAQGSKAKVVGLANAGSDTINTIKQGAEFGVAEGGQRLAGLLVFLSDVHSLGLKVAQGLVLTEAFYWDLDDGTRAWSRRFAERHKGRMPTMVQAGVYSGMMHYLKAVKATGSKDPATVTAEMRRAPAEDPLFGRSEVRADGRVTHPMYLFEVKKPSESKGPWDYYRLVSTIPADQAFRPLKSGHCPLVTP; this is translated from the coding sequence ATGCCGATACGCCATCTCCGCCGACCGTTTCGCATCCTGGCGCTCGCCGCCGCCTCCCTCCTCACCCTCGCCCAGGCCCAGGCCGCCTCGACCCGCGTCACCCTGGGCGTGCTGAACGACCGCGCCGGGCCCTATTCCGACCTCGCCGGCGAGGGCTCGGTGGTGGCGGCCGAGATGGCGGCGTCCGACTTCAAGGCGCAGAACCCGGACTTCGACATCCGGGTCCTGTCGGCCGACCACCAGAACAAGCCGGATGTCGGCGCCGGCATCGTGCGCCAGTGGATCGACCGCGACGACCTCGACGTGGTGCTCGACGTGCCGTTCTCCTCCGTGGCGCTCGCCGTGCACCAGATCGTGCGCGAGAAGAACCGGCTGATGATCAATTCGGGCGCCGGCGCCTCGGAGATCACCGGCGCGCTCTGCTCGCCCAACACCATCCACTGGACCTACGACACCTGGGCGCTCGCCAACGGCACCGGCGGCGCGATGGTGCGCTCGGGCGGCGATACCTGGTTCTTCATCACCGCCGACTACGCCTTCGGCAAGGCGCTGGAGCGCGACGTGTCGGAGGTGGTGGAGCGCAACGGCGGCAAGGTGCTGGGCTCGGTCCGCCATCCGGTCGCGGCCAACGACTTTTCCTCGTTCCTGATCCAGGCGCAGGGCTCGAAGGCCAAGGTGGTCGGGCTGGCCAATGCCGGCAGCGACACGATCAACACCATCAAGCAGGGCGCCGAGTTCGGCGTCGCGGAGGGCGGGCAGCGCCTCGCCGGCCTGCTTGTCTTCCTGAGCGACGTGCATTCCCTGGGCCTCAAGGTGGCCCAGGGCCTGGTGCTGACGGAGGCCTTCTACTGGGACCTCGACGACGGCACCCGTGCCTGGTCGCGCCGCTTCGCCGAGCGCCACAAGGGCCGCATGCCGACCATGGTCCAGGCCGGCGTGTATTCGGGCATGATGCACTACCTCAAGGCCGTGAAGGCGACCGGCAGCAAGGACCCCGCCACGGTGACCGCCGAGATGCGGAGGGCGCCCGCGGAGGACCCGCTGTTCGGCCGCTCCGAGGTGCGGGCCGACGGGCGGGTGACCCATCCGATGTACCTGTTCGAGGTGAAGAAGCCCTCGGAGTCGAAGGGCCCCTGGGACTATTACCGCCTGGTCTCGACCATCCCCGCCGACCAGGCCTTCCGGCCGCTCAAGAGCGGCCACTGCCCGCTGGTGACACCATGA
- a CDS encoding glutathione S-transferase family protein, whose product MKLHHCVGARSFRPLWALEALDLPYELAMLPFPPRVRAKEYFALNPLGTIPLFEDGETRMTESAAICEYLAARHGAGGLGVGSDEAEYGRYLNALHFGEATLTFPQTLVLRYGRFEPPERRNPGLVEDYSRWFLSRLKGFGVGLGDRRFVCAGRFTAADISIGYALMLAEFAGLADELPDFARAYWAGLKEEPSYARALAAERAAAEAQGVSPVPSPLGG is encoded by the coding sequence ATGAAGCTGCATCATTGCGTCGGCGCCCGCTCGTTCCGGCCGCTCTGGGCCCTGGAGGCGCTGGATCTGCCCTACGAACTGGCGATGCTGCCGTTCCCGCCGCGGGTCCGTGCCAAGGAGTACTTCGCCCTCAACCCCCTCGGGACGATCCCGCTCTTCGAGGACGGCGAGACGCGGATGACCGAATCGGCGGCGATCTGCGAGTACCTCGCGGCGCGCCACGGCGCCGGGGGGCTCGGCGTGGGCTCCGACGAGGCGGAATACGGCCGCTACCTCAACGCGCTGCATTTCGGCGAGGCGACCCTGACCTTCCCGCAGACCCTGGTTCTGCGCTACGGCCGGTTCGAGCCGCCCGAGCGGCGCAATCCCGGCCTCGTCGAGGACTATTCCCGCTGGTTCCTGTCGCGGCTCAAGGGCTTCGGCGTGGGTCTGGGCGATCGCCGCTTCGTCTGCGCCGGCCGCTTCACCGCCGCCGACATCAGCATCGGCTACGCCCTGATGCTGGCCGAGTTCGCCGGGCTCGCCGACGAGCTGCCGGACTTCGCTCGCGCCTACTGGGCCGGGCTGAAGGAGGAGCCGTCCTATGCTCGGGCGCTGGCGGCCGAGCGGGCGGCGGCGGAGGCGCAGGGCGTGTCGCCGGTGCCCTCGCCGCTGGGCGGCTGA
- a CDS encoding universal stress protein translates to MSIASIMVSLDLGRSAGDRVRLAADLAGRFEAGLIGIAARTIDTPAPVGDILEAQDAYAEERAALVDDLAEARTIFARSSGSALRTEWRQIEAGPEAFLVRQARGADLVVVGRDPRGDGAGALGAAPGPVLMEVGRPVLVVPPGIDRLAAARIVVAWKDAPEARRAVTAALPFITRADQVFVVGVGREASHEGAGEVADLLARHGAHVTAHALEAPNRTVAGEILHFSERHDADLVVMGGYGHARLREWLLGGVTRDILQDAPLCCLMCH, encoded by the coding sequence ATGTCCATCGCCAGCATCATGGTCTCTCTCGACCTCGGACGGAGCGCGGGCGACCGCGTCCGTCTCGCGGCCGATCTCGCCGGCCGGTTCGAGGCCGGCCTCATCGGCATCGCCGCCCGGACCATCGACACGCCGGCGCCGGTCGGCGACATCCTGGAGGCGCAGGACGCCTATGCCGAGGAGCGGGCCGCCCTGGTCGACGACCTGGCGGAGGCCCGGACAATCTTCGCGCGGAGTTCCGGCTCGGCGCTCCGCACCGAATGGCGGCAGATCGAGGCCGGGCCCGAGGCTTTCCTGGTCCGGCAGGCGCGGGGAGCGGACCTCGTGGTGGTCGGGCGCGACCCGCGCGGGGACGGCGCTGGCGCGCTCGGGGCCGCGCCCGGTCCCGTGCTGATGGAGGTCGGCCGCCCGGTCCTGGTCGTGCCGCCGGGGATCGATCGCCTCGCGGCCGCCCGCATCGTCGTCGCCTGGAAGGACGCCCCCGAGGCGCGCCGCGCGGTGACGGCCGCCCTGCCGTTCATCACCCGCGCCGATCAGGTCTTCGTCGTCGGCGTCGGTCGCGAGGCCTCCCACGAGGGCGCCGGGGAGGTGGCGGACCTCCTGGCCCGCCACGGCGCGCACGTCACCGCGCATGCGCTCGAAGCGCCCAACCGGACCGTTGCCGGCGAGATCCTGCACTTTTCCGAGCGTCACGACGCGGATCTCGTGGTGATGGGCGGCTACGGGCATGCGCGGCTGCGCGAATGGCTCCTGGGCGGCGTGACCCGGGACATCCTCCAGGATGCGCCGCTCTGCTGTCTGATGTGCCACTGA
- a CDS encoding Crp/Fnr family transcriptional regulator — protein MQPCHRGRPALPCADCAARPLGVCSVLAPPELAEFEALSQHLALDKGQALFRQAEPGDAVYTVIEGALRLTRLLPDGRRHITGFSLPGDFLGLALEERHSVSAEALGPVVACRFGREDFAALLEAKPHLLMSVHERAGTALRLAQDQMLLLGRRTAEEKVIAFLLGLRDRYARSGRSSVTVELPMGRQDMADHLGLTIETVSRMLTRLDRQHLVLIVPGGVRLLDVERLARLAAI, from the coding sequence ATGCAGCCCTGTCACCGCGGGCGACCGGCGCTTCCTTGCGCCGATTGCGCGGCGCGCCCGCTCGGCGTCTGCTCGGTCCTCGCCCCGCCCGAACTGGCGGAGTTCGAGGCGCTGAGCCAGCACCTCGCCCTCGACAAGGGCCAGGCCTTGTTTCGCCAGGCGGAGCCGGGCGACGCGGTCTACACCGTGATCGAGGGCGCCTTGCGCCTCACCCGCCTGCTGCCCGACGGCCGGCGCCACATCACGGGCTTCTCGCTGCCGGGCGACTTCCTCGGCCTCGCCCTCGAGGAGCGCCACTCCGTCTCCGCCGAGGCTCTCGGCCCGGTCGTGGCCTGCCGCTTCGGACGAGAGGACTTCGCGGCCCTGCTGGAAGCCAAGCCCCACTTGCTCATGAGCGTGCACGAGCGGGCCGGCACCGCGCTGCGGCTGGCACAGGACCAGATGCTCCTCCTCGGGCGCCGCACCGCCGAGGAGAAGGTGATCGCCTTCCTCCTCGGCCTGCGGGACCGCTACGCCCGGTCGGGGCGAAGCTCCGTCACGGTCGAGCTGCCGATGGGCCGCCAGGACATGGCCGACCATCTCGGGCTGACCATCGAGACGGTCAGCCGGATGCTGACCCGCCTCGACCGCCAGCACCTCGTCCTGATCGTTCCGGGCGGCGTGCGCCTCCTGGACGTGGAGCGGTTGGCACGGCTCGCGGCGATCTGA
- a CDS encoding CBS domain-containing protein produces the protein MPNRTLLDVLAGRPVRGVSGSFTVASVCHRLRDYGIGALVVMKARRLVGIITERDIAVRVVAGHRDPMLTLVREVMTPDPQTIDAEARLAEAHRLMIAGGFRHLPVMRGDDVVGVISLRDIPAVGSPSAREAAEVPALG, from the coding sequence ATGCCCAACCGAACCCTCCTCGACGTCCTCGCCGGCCGTCCCGTGCGCGGCGTGAGCGGGAGCTTCACCGTCGCGAGCGTGTGCCACCGCCTGCGGGACTACGGCATCGGCGCCCTCGTGGTGATGAAGGCCAGGCGGCTCGTCGGCATCATCACCGAGCGGGACATCGCCGTCCGCGTCGTCGCGGGCCACCGCGACCCGATGCTGACCCTCGTGCGGGAGGTGATGACGCCCGATCCACAGACGATCGACGCCGAGGCGCGCCTCGCGGAGGCGCACCGCCTCATGATCGCCGGCGGGTTCCGGCACCTGCCGGTGATGCGCGGCGACGACGTGGTCGGGGTGATCTCGTTGCGCGACATCCCGGCGGTCGGGTCCCCCTCGGCGCGCGAGGCCGCCGAGGTTCCGGCGTTGGGGTGA
- a CDS encoding response regulator, with protein MPAQSAMPDKSVVPVPRGPLLVVDDDEAVRRSLKFALELEGYEVRLYADAAHLLGETGLPGAGCLVVDYHMPGMDGVALVVRLRERRVGLPAILVTGRLTEELRQRAVRAGFRQVVEKPFEDGSLLAGIHAALAASP; from the coding sequence ATGCCAGCACAATCGGCCATGCCGGACAAGTCGGTCGTTCCCGTCCCGAGAGGACCGCTCCTCGTCGTCGACGACGACGAGGCCGTCCGGCGCTCGCTCAAATTCGCCCTCGAGCTCGAAGGGTACGAGGTGCGCCTCTACGCGGACGCCGCGCACCTGCTCGGGGAGACCGGATTGCCCGGAGCGGGCTGCCTGGTCGTCGACTATCACATGCCGGGCATGGATGGCGTCGCGCTCGTCGTCCGGCTGCGGGAGCGCCGCGTCGGCCTGCCCGCCATCCTGGTCACCGGCCGGCTCACGGAGGAACTGCGGCAGCGGGCGGTGCGGGCCGGCTTCCGACAGGTGGTGGAGAAGCCCTTCGAGGACGGGTCGCTGCTCGCCGGCATCCACGCCGCCCTCGCGGCTTCGCCCTGA
- a CDS encoding helix-turn-helix domain-containing protein, producing the protein MQLALANAGLGPVLDAASVLRSRQDGAEAGARRRCEAEEEIYAEGDRVVHFYKVVSGAVRTYRLLSDGRRQIDGFHLPGDIFGLEAGAERRTGADAVIDTTLAAFRRSDRDALTGAAGALAQEVVAAMLRALERAQDHMMLLGRKSARERVASFLLGLAERAGTDGAIALPMSRTDIADHLGLTIESVSRTLTQLERDGIIALPAHRRTVLLQDKAALRRLNA; encoded by the coding sequence ATGCAGCTCGCGCTCGCCAACGCCGGCCTCGGCCCCGTGCTCGATGCCGCATCCGTCCTCCGGAGCCGGCAGGACGGCGCGGAGGCGGGGGCGCGCCGCCGCTGCGAGGCCGAGGAGGAGATCTACGCCGAGGGCGACCGCGTCGTGCATTTCTACAAGGTCGTGTCCGGCGCGGTGCGGACCTACCGGCTCCTGAGCGACGGGCGCCGCCAGATCGACGGGTTCCATCTCCCGGGCGACATCTTCGGCCTCGAGGCCGGCGCCGAACGGCGGACCGGTGCCGACGCGGTCATCGACACCACGCTCGCCGCCTTTCGCCGCAGCGACCGCGATGCCCTGACCGGTGCGGCCGGGGCGCTCGCCCAGGAGGTGGTGGCGGCGATGCTGCGGGCGCTGGAGCGGGCGCAGGACCATATGATGCTGCTCGGCCGCAAGTCGGCGCGCGAGCGCGTCGCGAGCTTCCTTCTCGGGCTCGCGGAGCGGGCCGGGACGGACGGCGCGATCGCGCTGCCGATGTCGCGGACCGACATCGCCGACCATCTTGGCCTGACGATCGAGAGCGTGTCGCGCACCCTGACCCAGCTGGAGCGGGACGGCATCATCGCGCTGCCGGCTCATCGCCGCACCGTCCTGCTCCAGGACAAGGCGGCGCTCCGCCGCCTGAATGCGTGA
- a CDS encoding c-type cytochrome has protein sequence MMVRNRTASRRTRAGRGLLLCCALLVSACTDDDGAARRRALGDRPGLDAALRAADPRRGSRLFGQCAACHTIGPGAGDRDGPNLFGVMNKPVASTSPRYGYTAALSALGGIWTPEAMDRWLADPTRVAPGTRMHFGGLPDPLDRADVIAYLQSQSAASASTR, from the coding sequence ATGATGGTCCGAAATCGCACCGCATCACGCCGGACGCGGGCCGGACGCGGCCTGCTCCTGTGCTGCGCGCTCTTGGTCTCGGCTTGCACGGATGACGACGGCGCGGCGCGGCGGCGCGCGCTCGGCGATCGTCCCGGTCTCGATGCGGCGTTGCGCGCCGCCGATCCGCGCCGGGGCAGCCGCCTGTTCGGGCAATGCGCCGCCTGCCACACCATCGGCCCTGGCGCGGGCGACCGCGACGGCCCCAACCTCTTCGGCGTGATGAACAAGCCCGTCGCGAGCACAAGCCCGCGCTACGGCTACACGGCGGCGCTCAGCGCCCTGGGCGGCATCTGGACACCGGAGGCGATGGACCGGTGGCTCGCCGATCCGACAAGGGTTGCGCCCGGAACGCGCATGCATTTCGGCGGGCTGCCCGATCCCCTGGACCGTGCGGATGTCATTGCCTACCTGCAATCGCAGTCGGCGGCCTCCGCCTCGACGCGCTGA
- a CDS encoding MBL fold metallo-hydrolase has protein sequence MPDDTLLPTRRTILGGTAALSTAALSTAALTALLPAGGAAAQAPAPAARRSRLILLGTAGGPTPKPNRAAPAQAIVVDGHTYLVDAGNGTGRQMVLAKLKLGSLDSVFLTHQHSDHNADYGNVLLLAWATDLAHRVNTYGPPPLVRMTRQFLDLNDYDIKTRMADEGRPPLADLIVPHEITGPGEVMRDERVGVTAALVQHPPVEPAFAFRFDCPDRSIVISGDTRYSPNLIALAKGADILVHEVMYLPELDKLIATEPNAKTLREHLIASHTTAEEVGRVATEAGVKTLVLSHFVPGGYPFIKDEVWLDAVRPHFKGEIVVGRDLMEL, from the coding sequence ATGCCCGACGACACCCTTCTCCCGACCCGGCGGACGATCCTCGGCGGCACCGCGGCCTTGAGTACCGCGGCCTTGAGTACCGCGGCCCTGACAGCGCTCCTCCCCGCCGGGGGCGCCGCGGCGCAGGCGCCGGCCCCCGCCGCACGGCGTTCACGGCTGATCCTGCTCGGGACGGCCGGTGGGCCGACGCCGAAGCCGAACCGGGCCGCGCCGGCCCAGGCCATCGTGGTCGACGGCCACACCTACCTGGTCGATGCCGGCAACGGGACCGGCCGGCAGATGGTGCTGGCGAAGCTGAAGCTCGGATCGCTCGATTCGGTGTTCCTCACCCACCAGCATTCGGACCACAACGCCGATTACGGCAACGTGCTCCTGCTCGCCTGGGCGACCGACCTCGCCCACCGGGTGAACACCTACGGGCCGCCCCCGCTCGTCCGGATGACGCGCCAGTTCCTCGACCTCAACGACTACGACATCAAGACCCGCATGGCCGACGAGGGCCGGCCCCCCCTCGCCGACCTGATCGTGCCGCACGAGATCACCGGACCCGGAGAGGTGATGCGCGACGAGCGCGTCGGCGTCACGGCCGCCCTGGTCCAGCACCCGCCGGTCGAGCCGGCCTTCGCCTTCCGCTTCGATTGTCCCGACCGGTCGATCGTGATCTCGGGCGACACCCGCTATTCGCCGAACCTGATCGCGCTCGCCAAGGGCGCCGACATCCTCGTCCACGAGGTCATGTACCTGCCCGAGCTCGACAAGCTGATCGCCACCGAGCCCAACGCCAAGACGTTGCGCGAGCACCTGATCGCGAGCCACACCACCGCCGAGGAGGTCGGGCGCGTGGCGACCGAGGCCGGCGTGAAGACGCTGGTCCTCTCGCATTTCGTGCCGGGCGGCTACCCGTTCATCAAGGACGAGGTCTGGCTCGACGCGGTGCGGCCGCACTTCAAGGGCGAGATCGTCGTCGGACGCGACCTGATGGAACTCTGA
- a CDS encoding NAD(P)H-hydrate dehydratase, which produces MAGTELITTAEMRRADDAAIRAGTPGLTLMHRAGAAVAERARALTGEGRILVLCGPGNNGGDGFVAARVLAEAGREVEVALLGNRDALKGDAAAAAAEWTGRVADAAEAAPTGYALVVDALFGAGLSRPLDGAAASLVERLNGAGVPVLAVDVPSGLDGDTGTAGGAVVTATETVTFLRRKPGHLLLPGRRLCGPVTVADIGIPDAIVAEIGPQAHVNGPDLWGAAFPRLAEDSHKYTRGHAVVLSGPAHRTGAARLAARGALRIGAGLVTVLSPTPALPENAAQLTAIMLKPCDSADDLDDTLTDERLNAIVAGPGLGTGAPTRDLVRVAAESGRGLVLDADALTSFSAKADDLAEMIAAGDAQAVATPHEGEFARLFKGVAAVPLKGSKLVRARAAASALGAVVVLKGPDTVIAAPDGRAAINPNGTPWLGTAGSGDVLCGFIGGLLAQGMTPFDAACAAVWLHAAAARRHGPGLISEDLPEMMPGVLRDVLEGLEPA; this is translated from the coding sequence ATGGCCGGGACCGAGCTCATCACCACCGCCGAGATGCGCCGCGCCGACGACGCGGCGATCCGCGCCGGCACCCCGGGCCTGACCCTGATGCACCGAGCCGGCGCGGCTGTGGCGGAGCGCGCCCGGGCACTGACCGGCGAGGGCCGCATCCTGGTCCTGTGCGGACCGGGCAACAACGGCGGCGACGGGTTCGTGGCCGCCAGGGTGCTGGCCGAGGCGGGCCGCGAGGTGGAGGTCGCCCTGCTCGGGAACCGCGACGCGCTGAAGGGCGACGCCGCCGCGGCGGCCGCCGAGTGGACGGGCCGGGTCGCCGATGCCGCCGAGGCCGCGCCCACGGGCTACGCCCTGGTTGTCGACGCGCTGTTCGGCGCCGGCCTGTCGCGGCCGCTCGACGGCGCGGCGGCGTCCCTTGTCGAAAGGCTCAACGGGGCGGGCGTGCCGGTGCTGGCGGTCGACGTGCCCTCGGGCCTCGACGGCGATACCGGAACCGCCGGCGGCGCCGTGGTGACGGCAACCGAGACGGTGACCTTCTTGCGGCGCAAACCCGGCCACCTGCTCCTGCCCGGCCGGCGCCTGTGCGGCCCGGTGACGGTCGCCGATATCGGTATCCCGGACGCCATCGTGGCGGAGATCGGCCCCCAGGCCCACGTCAACGGGCCGGACCTCTGGGGCGCCGCCTTCCCGCGCCTCGCGGAGGACAGCCACAAATATACCCGCGGCCACGCCGTGGTTCTCTCGGGCCCGGCCCACCGGACCGGCGCGGCGCGGCTCGCCGCCCGCGGCGCCCTGCGGATCGGCGCCGGCCTCGTCACCGTGCTGTCGCCGACGCCGGCTCTTCCGGAGAACGCCGCCCAGCTCACGGCGATCATGCTGAAGCCTTGCGACAGCGCCGACGACCTCGACGACACGTTGACCGACGAGCGCCTGAACGCGATCGTCGCCGGCCCGGGCCTCGGCACCGGCGCCCCGACCCGCGACCTCGTGCGGGTCGCCGCGGAATCCGGCCGCGGCCTCGTCCTCGACGCCGACGCCCTGACGAGCTTCTCGGCCAAGGCCGACGACCTGGCGGAGATGATCGCGGCGGGCGACGCCCAAGCCGTCGCGACCCCGCACGAGGGCGAGTTCGCCCGCCTGTTCAAGGGCGTGGCGGCGGTACCGCTGAAGGGCTCGAAGCTCGTGCGTGCCCGCGCCGCCGCATCGGCCCTCGGCGCCGTCGTGGTGCTGAAGGGACCCGACACGGTGATCGCCGCCCCCGACGGCCGCGCCGCCATCAACCCGAACGGCACGCCCTGGCTCGGCACTGCCGGCAGCGGCGACGTGCTGTGCGGCTTCATCGGCGGCCTGCTCGCCCAGGGCATGACGCCCTTCGACGCGGCGTGCGCCGCGGTCTGGCTGCACGCGGCGGCGGCACGCCGGCACGGGCCCGGCCTGATCTCGGAGGACCTGCCGGAGATGATGCCGGGGGTGCTTCGAGACGTGCTGGAGGGACTTGAGCCGGCGTGA
- a CDS encoding P-II family nitrogen regulator, with amino-acid sequence MKKIEAIIKPFKLDEVKEALQEVGLQGITVIEAKGFGRQKGHTELYRGAEYVVDFLPKVKLEIVLPDTLVDGAVEAIRKSAQTGRIGDGKIFVSSIEEAIRIRTGETGQDAI; translated from the coding sequence ATGAAGAAGATCGAAGCGATCATCAAGCCCTTCAAGCTCGACGAGGTGAAGGAGGCCCTGCAGGAGGTCGGCCTTCAGGGCATCACGGTGATCGAGGCCAAGGGCTTCGGCCGCCAGAAGGGCCACACCGAGCTCTATCGGGGCGCCGAGTACGTGGTCGACTTCCTGCCCAAGGTGAAGCTCGAGATCGTGCTCCCCGACACGCTGGTGGACGGCGCCGTCGAGGCGATCCGCAAATCCGCCCAGACCGGCCGGATCGGGGACGGCAAGATCTTCGTCTCCTCGATCGAGGAAGCGATCCGCATCCGCACCGGCGAGACCGGCCAGGATGCGATCTGA
- the glnA gene encoding type I glutamate--ammonia ligase, with protein sequence MSKTATDVLKEIKENDVKYVDFRFTDPRGKWQHVTFDVSLVDEDIFAEGTMFDGSSIAGWKAINESDMLLMPDPATACMDPFFSASTMSIVCDVLEPSTGEPYSRDPRGIAKKAEAFVKASGIGDTIFVGPEAEFFVFDDVRFSADPYHTGFKLDSVELPINGQTEYEGGNLGHRVQVKGGYFPVPPQDSAQDMRGEMLAAMQSMGVKVEKHHHEVASAQHELGMKFDTLTLMADHLQIYKYCIHNVAQSYGKTATFMPKPVYGDNGSGMHVHQSIWKEGKPVFAGNKYADLSQECLWYIGGIIKHAKALNAFTNPSTNSYKRLVPGYEAPVLLAYSARNRSASCRIPWTTSPKAKRVEVRFPDPMANPYLAFAALLMAGLDGIVNKIDPGPAMDKDLYDLPPAELKEIPTVCGSLREALNSLDADREFLKAGGVFNDDFIDSFIELKMTEVMRYEMTPHPIEFVNYYSL encoded by the coding sequence ATGTCTAAGACCGCGACGGACGTCCTCAAGGAAATCAAGGAAAACGACGTCAAGTACGTCGATTTCCGCTTCACCGATCCGCGGGGCAAGTGGCAGCACGTCACCTTCGACGTGTCGCTGGTCGACGAGGACATCTTCGCCGAGGGCACGATGTTCGACGGCTCGTCGATCGCCGGCTGGAAGGCGATCAACGAATCCGACATGCTGCTGATGCCGGACCCGGCGACCGCCTGCATGGATCCGTTCTTCTCGGCCTCGACCATGTCGATCGTCTGCGACGTGCTCGAGCCCTCGACCGGCGAGCCCTATAGCCGCGACCCGCGCGGCATCGCCAAGAAGGCCGAGGCCTTCGTGAAGGCCAGCGGCATCGGCGACACCATCTTCGTCGGCCCCGAGGCCGAGTTCTTCGTCTTCGACGACGTCCGCTTCTCCGCCGACCCGTACCATACCGGCTTCAAGCTGGACTCCGTCGAACTGCCGATCAACGGCCAGACCGAGTACGAGGGCGGCAACCTCGGCCACCGCGTCCAGGTCAAGGGCGGCTACTTCCCGGTCCCGCCGCAGGATTCGGCCCAGGACATGCGCGGCGAGATGCTGGCCGCCATGCAATCGATGGGCGTCAAGGTCGAGAAGCACCATCACGAGGTCGCCTCGGCCCAGCACGAGCTGGGCATGAAGTTCGACACGCTGACCCTGATGGCCGACCACCTGCAGATCTACAAGTACTGCATCCACAACGTCGCCCAGAGCTACGGCAAGACCGCGACCTTCATGCCGAAGCCGGTCTACGGCGACAACGGCTCGGGCATGCACGTCCACCAGTCGATCTGGAAGGAAGGCAAGCCGGTCTTCGCCGGCAACAAGTACGCCGACCTCTCCCAGGAATGTCTGTGGTACATCGGCGGCATCATCAAGCACGCCAAGGCGCTCAACGCCTTCACCAACCCGTCGACCAACTCCTACAAGCGCCTGGTCCCGGGCTACGAGGCGCCGGTGCTGCTGGCCTACTCGGCCCGCAACCGCTCGGCCTCGTGCCGGATTCCGTGGACGACCTCGCCGAAGGCCAAGCGCGTCGAGGTCCGCTTCCCCGACCCGATGGCGAACCCCTACCTCGCCTTCGCGGCCCTGCTGATGGCCGGCCTCGACGGCATCGTGAACAAGATCGATCCCGGTCCGGCCATGGACAAGGACCTCTACGACCTGCCCCCGGCGGAGCTCAAGGAGATCCCGACCGTGTGCGGCAGCTTGCGTGAGGCGCTCAACAGCCTCGACGCCGACCGCGAGTTCCTCAAGGCCGGCGGCGTCTTCAACGACGACTTCATCGACTCGTTCATCGAGCTGAAGATGACCGAGGTGATGCGCTACGAGATGACCCCGCACCCGATCGAGTTCGTGAACTACTACTCGCTCTGA